In Pleurocapsa sp. PCC 7319, the following are encoded in one genomic region:
- a CDS encoding O-antigen ligase: MIAVLVFFTKLSIYLQYIGIGIPLLWLIGFLFISIPVLITIPNRLKYIPISIVVWCAAYLAIPLISILIFPHITNLQFMEDRIRSIVVLLLMSVIFSQHLLVLRWTKLTILLVTLSNVCMFIYEFFNPLAFYREEDVIGRASGLYMDANEASCAIILGMIFTIDFIKPKYRLFYALFVVLGIAVAFSRSGMIGWLIVVLSFVATKVIPRYQLPIFVLSLLVSITILSSQLNNLIYMKNADGIDLFSPGTIARIEFLTNPLGQEDDSSGSRISHVDEAWQKFARKPFVGNGLGSGGSETKVANFNQDTGQRSHNIYLDLMVEFGFSGALIYPLLLIASVWKARGELTKYTFPFIMFLLMWGFFSHTTLNSPFLLISYAIMANFTHQSRLRNL, translated from the coding sequence GTGATAGCCGTATTAGTTTTTTTTACAAAGTTGAGTATTTATTTGCAATATATTGGTATCGGAATACCCTTATTATGGCTGATTGGTTTTCTATTTATTTCTATTCCAGTATTAATAACAATTCCTAATAGGTTAAAGTACATACCTATTTCTATTGTGGTTTGGTGTGCAGCATATTTGGCAATCCCTTTGATTTCAATTTTGATCTTTCCACATATTACCAATTTGCAATTTATGGAAGATCGAATTAGGTCAATCGTAGTGTTGCTCCTAATGTCAGTGATTTTTTCTCAACATTTGTTAGTTTTAAGATGGACTAAACTAACAATTTTATTAGTAACGCTCAGCAATGTTTGTATGTTCATTTATGAATTCTTCAATCCTTTAGCTTTCTATCGAGAAGAGGATGTTATAGGAAGAGCTTCAGGACTTTACATGGATGCTAATGAAGCTAGCTGTGCCATAATTTTGGGGATGATTTTTACTATTGATTTTATCAAACCCAAATATCGCTTATTCTATGCTTTATTCGTGGTTTTGGGAATTGCTGTGGCTTTTTCTCGTAGTGGTATGATTGGTTGGCTAATAGTTGTATTATCATTTGTAGCAACTAAAGTGATTCCTCGATATCAACTACCTATTTTTGTTCTGTCGCTCTTGGTCTCTATTACCATTTTGTCAAGTCAATTAAACAATTTGATCTATATGAAAAATGCTGATGGTATAGATCTATTTAGTCCGGGAACTATCGCCAGAATTGAATTTTTAACTAATCCTCTAGGGCAAGAAGACGATTCTAGTGGGAGCCGTATATCTCATGTAGATGAAGCTTGGCAAAAATTCGCTAGAAAACCTTTTGTTGGGAATGGCTTAGGTTCTGGAGGAAGTGAAACTAAAGTTGCTAACTTTAACCAAGATACAGGACAAAGAAGTCACAATATATATTTAGATCTGATGGTGGAATTTGGATTTTCAGGGGCTTTAATTTATCCTTTGTTACTTATAGCCTCTGTATGGAAAGCACGTGGGGAACTGACAAAATACACATTCCCTTTTATAATGTTCCTGCTCATGTGGGGATTTTTCAGTCATACAACCTTGAATTCACCGTTTTTATTGATATCTTACGCCATAATGGCAAACTTTACCCATCAAAGCCGTTTAAGAAATCTTTAA
- a CDS encoding glycosyltransferase, translated as MKLDPNQTNAQSKKIKVLFLITALRTGGAEMMLYKLLSKIDRSKFSPTVISMIEGGVFVDRIQALNIPIYFLGMQQGIPNPQALVRLNKLLNKIQPDLIQGWMYHANLIAHLANVLSRSKVPVFWSIHHSVDSLWAEKITVATTIKLTAILSHQIDQVIFSAEKSQRQHLKLGYRSNNAMTISDNFDISKYKPASEPQENLRHSLNLPESSILIGSIARYHPMKDHACLIEAAAKIVDDYPEVHFILVGPNVDDKNTVLTEQIQKLGIVDRIHLLGERQDIPTLMTSLDIFTSSSAYGESFPNVLGEAMSCQIPCVTTDIGDSQTIVGDTGVVIPPKDPEALAEAWRKLIFMGIDERQNLGKKARKRVEIHFDLDGANSFVKKYESIYKSALYL; from the coding sequence ATGAAATTAGATCCAAATCAAACAAACGCTCAAAGTAAGAAGATCAAAGTCTTATTTTTGATTACTGCTTTAAGAACTGGCGGAGCAGAAATGATGCTTTACAAATTATTATCTAAAATTGATCGGAGCAAGTTTTCCCCAACAGTAATTTCGATGATTGAAGGAGGTGTATTTGTCGACCGTATACAAGCTTTAAATATTCCCATATACTTTCTGGGTATGCAGCAAGGAATACCTAATCCTCAGGCATTGGTCAGGTTAAATAAACTATTAAATAAAATTCAACCAGATTTGATTCAAGGTTGGATGTATCACGCTAATTTGATCGCTCATTTGGCTAATGTCTTATCCAGAAGCAAAGTCCCTGTTTTTTGGAGTATCCATCACTCAGTTGATTCTTTATGGGCAGAAAAAATAACTGTGGCAACGACAATCAAGCTGACTGCGATACTTTCTCATCAGATTGACCAAGTGATTTTTTCTGCTGAAAAAAGCCAAAGACAGCATCTTAAGTTGGGGTATCGCTCTAATAACGCGATGACAATTAGCGATAACTTTGATATTTCCAAGTACAAACCTGCTTCGGAACCTCAAGAGAATTTACGTCATTCTTTAAATTTACCAGAAAGCTCTATTTTGATAGGTTCTATCGCTCGATATCATCCAATGAAAGACCATGCCTGTTTAATTGAAGCAGCAGCAAAAATTGTTGATGATTATCCTGAAGTACATTTTATTTTAGTAGGGCCAAACGTAGATGATAAAAATACTGTTTTGACAGAGCAGATTCAAAAATTAGGTATTGTAGATCGAATTCATTTATTAGGAGAACGTCAGGATATTCCTACTCTAATGACTTCACTAGATATTTTCACCTCTAGTTCGGCCTATGGCGAATCTTTTCCCAATGTGCTTGGAGAAGCAATGTCTTGTCAAATTCCTTGCGTTACTACCGACATAGGTGATTCTCAAACTATTGTTGGTGATACTGGTGTGGTAATTCCACCCAAAGACCCCGAAGCATTAGCTGAAGCTTGGCGGAAACTAATTTTTATGGGTATAGATGAGCGACAAAATTTGGGGAAAAAAGCCAGAAAACGTGTTGAAATACATTTCGATTTGGATGGGGCAAATTCTTTTGTCAAAAAATATGAAAGTATCTATAAATCTGCGCTTTATCTTTAA
- a CDS encoding DUF4091 domain-containing protein: MFTYHVAKGTNVASPFRVWAAPALESISREANNQWLNNFPVNQNSNANSFQGEGIQLLAARGEYESFQIVIQAPKNKQLSNIDVVVSDLHNADQGVIERENITLYREHYVYVDRPSRKNSILGKGWYPDALIPFIDPATSQDLEGATFDAVPFELAKSENQSIWADIYVPRNTPPGKYQGSYTVTSDQGKNAGTINLTIWDFELPLKPTMHSSFPAWQERGENLAEELLKHKVMPVTRVKPHQQEELINKWGLNTIRLPFWSGADYHTCKLRPAPSIEEIQQASALYDESLLKFIKSSDEVDKCPNIEQAIKQWGKNIHQAGGIKHLVTMSPRPELYDDIDIWVVNAQRYQNSQAEIAEVMDQGNEVWFYPSYQTDSAPQWKIDMPPINFRIAQGFIAPSLGLTGVSYARIDGWADDATQLPLWSDDPWRKPSVYQLGKKQNFFSGEGMLIYPGAEVGVEGIVPSLRLKRIRDGIEDYEYISILKRLGDEDWALKTSRRVARDWYNWTKDPQVLEKVRVKLGNRIQQLMQNKQVSTF, translated from the coding sequence ATGTTTACCTATCATGTAGCTAAAGGTACTAACGTTGCTAGTCCTTTTAGAGTATGGGCAGCACCAGCCTTAGAGAGTATTAGTAGAGAAGCTAATAATCAATGGCTTAACAACTTTCCTGTGAACCAAAACAGCAATGCCAATAGCTTTCAAGGAGAAGGGATTCAATTATTGGCAGCTCGAGGTGAATATGAATCCTTTCAGATAGTAATTCAAGCACCAAAAAATAAGCAACTTAGCAATATCGATGTTGTTGTTTCTGATTTGCATAATGCTGACCAAGGAGTGATCGAACGCGAAAACATTACCTTATATCGGGAACACTATGTATACGTCGATAGACCTAGCCGTAAAAATTCAATTTTAGGAAAGGGTTGGTATCCAGATGCTTTGATTCCCTTTATCGATCCTGCTACAAGTCAAGATCTTGAAGGAGCGACCTTTGATGCCGTCCCCTTCGAGCTGGCAAAGAGTGAAAACCAATCTATCTGGGCAGATATATATGTACCGAGAAACACACCTCCAGGAAAATATCAGGGTTCATATACCGTTACGAGCGACCAGGGCAAAAACGCGGGTACAATCAACCTCACGATCTGGGATTTTGAGTTACCCTTGAAGCCAACAATGCATTCTTCCTTTCCTGCTTGGCAAGAGCGTGGAGAAAATTTGGCAGAGGAATTACTCAAGCATAAAGTCATGCCAGTAACACGCGTTAAACCTCACCAACAAGAAGAATTGATTAACAAATGGGGCTTAAACACTATTCGCCTACCTTTCTGGAGTGGGGCCGATTATCATACTTGCAAGTTGCGTCCTGCGCCTTCTATTGAAGAAATCCAACAAGCATCTGCTCTATATGATGAAAGCCTTTTAAAATTTATCAAGTCCTCGGACGAGGTTGATAAATGTCCTAACATCGAACAGGCTATCAAGCAGTGGGGTAAGAATATTCATCAGGCTGGTGGAATAAAGCATCTAGTAACAATGTCTCCTAGGCCAGAACTATATGATGATATAGATATTTGGGTGGTAAACGCCCAAAGGTATCAGAATTCTCAAGCTGAAATTGCTGAAGTCATGGACCAAGGAAATGAAGTCTGGTTCTATCCATCATATCAGACTGATTCTGCTCCCCAATGGAAAATTGATATGCCGCCAATTAATTTCCGTATTGCCCAAGGATTTATTGCTCCAAGTCTGGGTTTAACAGGGGTTTCGTATGCTCGTATTGACGGCTGGGCTGATGATGCCACTCAACTGCCTTTGTGGTCTGATGATCCCTGGCGTAAACCTTCAGTTTATCAGCTAGGGAAAAAGCAAAATTTCTTCTCTGGGGAAGGGATGTTAATATATCCTGGTGCAGAAGTTGGTGTTGAGGGAATTGTTCCCTCGCTGCGCTTAAAACGGATTAGAGATGGCATCGAAGATTACGAATATATATCCATACTTAAACGCTTAGGGGATGAAGATTGGGCATTAAAAACGAGTCGTAGAGTTGCTCGGGATTGGTACAATTGGACAAAAGATCCCCAGGTATTGGAAAAAGTTAGAGTCAAGTTGGGAAATCGGATTCAGCAATTAATGCAGAATAAACAAGTATCAACCTTTTGA
- a CDS encoding sulfotransferase domain-containing protein: MVKPNFFIVGAPKCGTTALSEYLREHPNIYMCDPKEPHFFNYDFEQYRVVKTLEEYLSLFEASTSEHFAIGEASALYLYSSVALEKIQQFDPQAKIIVMLRNPVDLAYSYHSQLLYASDENEQDFEQAWRLQSIRRKGKKIPKHCRNSAILQYAAVARLGEQIERLLGIFPRKQVEIIFFDDFTNSTKQVYEKVLKFLEVPGDNRTDFRRINQNKSHKLRVIGNFSERPPEFLNDHVMRAKKILGLERLYILDAVRYFNNKVTTRQPLSASFRAELVAEFESDIKKLSQLLDKDLSHWLLEKSPKLKK, encoded by the coding sequence ATGGTCAAACCTAATTTCTTTATTGTCGGTGCGCCTAAATGTGGCACAACAGCCCTTAGCGAATATTTACGAGAACATCCTAATATCTATATGTGTGACCCAAAAGAACCTCACTTTTTTAACTATGATTTTGAGCAGTATCGAGTAGTTAAGACACTGGAAGAATATCTGAGTTTATTTGAAGCTAGCACTTCAGAACATTTTGCTATTGGGGAGGCTTCGGCTCTATATTTATATTCTTCGGTGGCTCTTGAAAAGATACAACAGTTCGACCCTCAAGCAAAGATCATCGTTATGCTTCGTAATCCAGTAGATTTAGCATATTCTTACCATTCTCAGTTATTGTATGCATCCGATGAGAACGAACAAGACTTCGAGCAGGCTTGGCGATTACAGAGTATTAGAAGGAAAGGTAAAAAAATACCTAAACATTGTAGAAATTCTGCTATTCTGCAATATGCTGCTGTAGCCAGGCTAGGGGAGCAAATAGAACGATTATTAGGTATATTTCCTCGTAAACAAGTAGAGATTATTTTTTTTGATGACTTTACCAACTCTACAAAGCAAGTTTACGAAAAAGTTTTGAAATTTCTCGAAGTGCCTGGGGATAATCGCACAGATTTTAGGCGGATAAATCAAAATAAAAGTCATAAACTGAGGGTAATCGGTAATTTTTCCGAAAGACCTCCTGAATTCCTCAACGATCATGTTATGCGAGCCAAAAAAATCTTGGGACTTGAAAGACTTTATATTTTGGATGCTGTCCGTTACTTCAATAACAAAGTTACGACTCGTCAACCTCTTTCTGCTAGTTTTCGTGCTGAGTTAGTAGCCGAATTTGAATCCGATATCAAAAAATTATCTCAATTACTAGATAAAGATTTAAGTCACTGGCTGTTAGAAAAAAGCCCCAAATTAAAAAAATAA
- a CDS encoding sulfotransferase, whose product MPKTQLDFVAVGPFKTGTSWIYNYLLNYQQIALPTKVKETFFFDKKFSRGIDWYYAHFSRLESNQKIAEIAPSYFHSIEASERIYKLNPKCKIIVTLREPVSRLVSFYLHMKQRGEIKPDVSFSEAISQKKILQDTSLYYFHLSRWIKTFGADNVQVIFFERLKKSPEDFAQDLCNKLDIRLENRSKNLSKKVNPSQTPVNHELAKVIYSSVRLLHNLGLHKIVDYGKNLGVKQLLFSKKEEKLQLSKDEFISIFNLFKRDILMLETVFKFDLSDWKEIWREQGITIN is encoded by the coding sequence ATGCCTAAAACCCAATTAGATTTTGTAGCTGTAGGACCATTTAAGACAGGAACTTCTTGGATCTATAATTATCTACTTAACTATCAACAAATAGCTTTACCAACCAAAGTAAAAGAAACCTTTTTTTTTGATAAAAAGTTTAGTCGAGGTATAGATTGGTATTATGCACACTTTAGTCGACTTGAGTCCAATCAAAAGATTGCTGAAATAGCGCCTAGTTATTTCCATTCTATTGAAGCTTCTGAAAGAATATATAAGCTAAATCCTAAATGTAAAATAATTGTCACATTACGAGAGCCTGTTTCGCGCTTAGTTTCTTTTTATCTTCACATGAAACAAAGGGGAGAAATTAAGCCTGATGTATCTTTTTCTGAAGCAATATCCCAGAAAAAAATTTTACAAGATACTTCTCTCTACTATTTTCATCTATCTAGATGGATAAAAACTTTTGGTGCGGATAATGTTCAGGTTATTTTCTTTGAAAGACTTAAAAAATCTCCCGAAGATTTTGCGCAAGATCTATGTAATAAACTTGATATTAGGTTAGAAAATCGATCTAAAAACCTGTCAAAAAAAGTCAATCCTAGCCAAACTCCCGTTAATCATGAACTTGCTAAGGTGATCTATTCAAGTGTTAGGTTGTTACATAATCTTGGATTACATAAGATTGTTGACTATGGTAAGAATCTGGGAGTCAAGCAGTTACTTTTTAGTAAGAAAGAAGAAAAACTCCAACTCAGTAAAGACGAATTCATTTCTATTTTTAACTTGTTTAAACGAGACATTCTCATGCTTGAAACTGTTTTTAAATTTGATTTGTCTGATTGGAAAGAAATCTGGAGAGAACAAGGAATTACAATTAATTGA